A window of Phocoena phocoena chromosome 6, mPhoPho1.1, whole genome shotgun sequence contains these coding sequences:
- the LOC136125153 gene encoding dynein light chain 1, cytoplasmic-like — protein sequence MTRRRRLAWGSIDAPPLQSVSPCPLVTTCDQKAVMKNANMSEEMQQDSVGSATQELEKCTTEKDVAARVRKGFDKKYNPTWHCIVGRSFGSYVTRETKHFIYFYLSQVAVLLFKSG from the coding sequence ATGACTAGGCGGCGGCGGCTGGCATGGGGCTCCATAGATGCGCCGCCGTTGCAGTCGGTCAGCCCCTGCCCCTTGGTAACCACGTGTGACCAAAAGGCCGTGATGAAAAATGCCAATATGTCAGAGGAGATGCAACAGGACTCGGTGGGGAGTGCTACTCAGGAACTAGAGAAATGTACTACAGAGAAGGACGTTGCTGCCCGTGTCAGGAAGGGGTTTGACAAGAAGTACAACCCTACCTGGCACTGCATCGTGGGGAGGAGCTTTGGTAGTTATGTGACACGTGAAACCAAACACTTCATCTACTTCTACCTGAGCCAAGTGGCCGTTCTCCTGTTCAAATCTGGTTAA